In one window of Thermotoga sp. Mc24 DNA:
- a CDS encoding ABC transporter permease — translation MKYAYFLWLLFLFILPISIVFIYSFLEPQIYGGVKWNFSLEAYGYLPRYLALIWRSVWIAGVATLITLAVAVPVAFYIARSKLKNFLLLLTVIPFWTNSLIRIYAWKIVLGNNGLINQFLGLFGIDPVQFLYNSFAVILVIVYTYLPFAILPLYAAMEKVEESILEASLDLGASRMYTFVRVLLPNVKAGLLTAFVFVFIPALGAYAIPDLVGGVNSKMIGNEIVRQLLTVRNWPVASAMSNILTLIALLSIILVMKRGEKR, via the coding sequence ATGAAGTACGCCTACTTTCTGTGGTTGCTCTTTCTCTTTATCCTCCCTATCTCAATAGTTTTCATTTATAGCTTTCTGGAGCCACAGATCTACGGTGGGGTCAAGTGGAACTTTTCCCTGGAAGCGTACGGCTATCTTCCAAGGTATCTGGCACTCATCTGGAGATCTGTTTGGATCGCTGGTGTTGCGACGCTCATCACCCTCGCTGTGGCGGTTCCAGTTGCCTTCTACATAGCCAGAAGCAAGCTGAAAAACTTTCTTCTGCTTTTGACGGTCATACCTTTCTGGACCAACTCTCTCATCAGAATTTACGCCTGGAAGATAGTCCTTGGCAACAACGGACTCATAAACCAGTTTCTCGGGTTGTTCGGTATCGACCCCGTTCAGTTTCTCTACAACTCCTTCGCCGTCATACTGGTGATAGTCTATACCTACCTGCCTTTCGCTATACTTCCTCTTTACGCTGCCATGGAAAAGGTAGAAGAAAGCATCCTTGAAGCGTCTCTGGACCTTGGAGCCAGCAGGATGTACACGTTCGTCAGAGTCCTTCTTCCCAACGTCAAAGCGGGCCTTCTCACAGCTTTCGTTTTCGTGTTCATTCCTGCCCTTGGAGCTTACGCCATACCGGATCTTGTCGGTGGCGTGAACTCCAAGATGATAGGAAACGAGATCGTAAGGCAACTTTTGACCGTCAGAAACTGGCCCGTCGCGTCTGCAATGTCCAACATTCTGACCCTGATCGCTCTCCTGAGTATCATCCTTGTGATGAAAAGGGGAGAGAAACGTTGA
- a CDS encoding ABC transporter ATP-binding protein, with protein sequence MIGGEVSIKNINKFFDDFQVLKNVSLDIRKGEFFSILGPSGCGKTTLLRVIAGFEGVESGDVLLDGKSILNLPPNKRPVNIIFQNYALFPHLTVFENIAFPLKLKKLSESEINQRVNELLLLIRMEEHAQKMPSQLSGGQKQRVAIARALANEPRVLLLDEPLSALDAKLRQELLVELDNLHDRVGITFIYVTHDQAEAISVSDRVALMNEGEIVQVGTPYEVYESPVNVFAATFIGETNLMKAEVVEVENDYYIVESPEIGRFRCYRDKEAKKGDKLLITLRPEKIRISKMGFQAGKIFNVFHGIVEEEIYMGHQTKYFVRLDEGYIMKVYKQHARYILDEPIIKWEDEVFIAWNPDDSFIVEVLKE encoded by the coding sequence TTGATCGGTGGAGAAGTTTCAATAAAGAACATCAACAAATTTTTCGATGATTTCCAGGTTTTGAAGAACGTCTCACTGGATATAAGGAAAGGAGAGTTTTTCTCCATACTCGGACCATCGGGATGTGGAAAAACGACGCTTCTTCGTGTGATAGCAGGCTTCGAAGGAGTGGAAAGCGGAGACGTTCTTCTGGATGGAAAATCGATACTGAATCTGCCTCCAAACAAAAGGCCCGTGAACATCATATTTCAGAACTACGCCTTGTTTCCTCATCTCACGGTTTTTGAAAACATCGCGTTCCCGTTGAAACTCAAAAAACTATCCGAAAGCGAAATAAACCAGAGAGTGAACGAACTGCTTTTGCTCATAAGAATGGAAGAACACGCTCAGAAAATGCCTTCTCAATTGTCTGGTGGTCAGAAACAGAGAGTAGCGATAGCGAGGGCCCTCGCCAACGAGCCGAGGGTCCTCCTTCTCGATGAACCGCTGAGTGCTCTCGACGCGAAACTGAGGCAGGAACTTCTTGTTGAGCTTGACAACCTTCATGACAGAGTCGGTATCACTTTCATTTATGTGACACACGATCAGGCTGAAGCGATCAGTGTTTCAGACAGAGTCGCTCTCATGAACGAAGGGGAAATTGTTCAGGTTGGGACTCCCTACGAGGTGTATGAGAGCCCGGTCAACGTTTTTGCGGCGACTTTCATTGGAGAAACGAATCTCATGAAAGCAGAAGTTGTTGAAGTAGAAAACGATTACTACATTGTAGAAAGTCCTGAGATCGGCCGGTTCAGATGCTACAGAGACAAGGAAGCGAAGAAAGGTGATAAGTTGCTCATCACCCTGAGGCCAGAAAAGATCAGAATATCGAAAATGGGATTTCAGGCCGGTAAGATTTTCAACGTGTTTCACGGAATCGTAGAAGAAGAAATATACATGGGGCACCAGACGAAGTACTTCGTTCGGCTCGATGAAGGCTACATAATGAAAGTTTACAAGCAACACGCAAGGTACATACTCGATGAACCGATCATAAAATGGGAAGATGAAGTGTTCATCGCCTGGAATCCAGATGACAGCTTCATTGTAGAGGTGCTTAAAGAATGA
- a CDS encoding extracellular solute-binding protein: MMKKVLLAMLVVLSISIFAKATLYIYNWADYIPEDVIRAFEEKYDCRVVYDTYASNEEMYAKFKAGGGKGYDLIFPSGDYVSIMKKEGMLQKLDLSKIPNFKYLDKDILTKTTYDPNHEYSVPYMIGSTVVIVNRKYVKEYEKSWSIFDREDLRGRMTLLDDMREVLGAALKYLGYSVNTKNPKELEEAKQVVLRWKKNIAKFDASSYADGIVSGEYWVVHGYAENVFQRIPEGEEEYFDFFIPKEGGTLWIDNMVIPKGAKNVDLAYKFINFILEPENAAKIADYLGLPSPNVEARKYMQTEPIYTVEDLKNCEFIEDVGEALELYNKIWLEIIM; this comes from the coding sequence ATGATGAAAAAGGTGCTTCTTGCCATGCTGGTAGTCCTGTCAATCTCGATCTTCGCGAAAGCCACCCTCTACATTTACAACTGGGCCGATTATATTCCTGAAGACGTGATCAGAGCTTTCGAAGAGAAGTACGATTGCCGCGTGGTATATGACACCTACGCTTCAAACGAAGAGATGTACGCCAAATTCAAAGCCGGTGGTGGAAAAGGCTACGATTTGATATTCCCTTCCGGCGACTATGTTTCGATAATGAAAAAAGAAGGAATGCTCCAGAAACTCGATCTTTCCAAGATACCGAATTTCAAATATCTCGATAAAGACATTCTCACGAAGACCACCTACGATCCCAACCATGAGTACAGCGTTCCTTACATGATTGGATCTACCGTCGTTATCGTGAACAGGAAATACGTGAAAGAGTACGAAAAATCTTGGTCTATTTTCGATAGGGAAGATCTCAGGGGAAGGATGACTCTCCTCGATGACATGAGGGAAGTCCTTGGTGCTGCCCTGAAGTATCTCGGTTACTCCGTCAACACGAAAAATCCGAAAGAACTGGAAGAAGCGAAACAGGTTGTTCTCAGATGGAAGAAGAACATAGCCAAATTCGATGCCTCTTCATACGCTGATGGTATTGTTTCTGGTGAGTACTGGGTGGTGCACGGATACGCGGAAAACGTCTTCCAGAGGATACCTGAAGGAGAAGAAGAATACTTCGACTTCTTCATACCAAAAGAAGGCGGTACGTTGTGGATCGACAACATGGTGATCCCCAAAGGAGCAAAGAACGTGGATCTCGCGTACAAGTTCATCAACTTCATTCTCGAACCAGAAAACGCGGCGAAGATAGCAGACTATCTTGGTCTTCCCTCACCGAACGTGGAAGCCAGAAAGTACATGCAGACAGAACCTATTTACACTGTAGAAGATCTCAAAAACTGTGAATTCATTGAAGACGTGGGAGAAGCCCTCGAACTTTACAACAAAATATGGCTCGAGATCATCATGTGA
- a CDS encoding histidine phosphatase family protein: MKLYLIRHGETIWNEKGLWQGITDVPLNEKGKEQARKLANSLERVDAIYSSPLKRSLETAEEIAKRFKKEIIVEEDLRECEISLWNGLTVEEAIREYPVEFKKWSSDPNFGMKGLESMRNVQDRVVKAIMKIVSQERLNGSENVVIVSHSLSLRAFICWVLGLPLYLHRNFKLDNASISVVEIESKPRLVLLNDTCHLKES, encoded by the coding sequence ATGAAGCTTTATCTTATAAGACACGGCGAAACCATCTGGAACGAAAAGGGCCTGTGGCAGGGAATCACGGATGTTCCTCTCAACGAAAAGGGAAAAGAACAGGCAAGAAAGCTGGCAAACAGTCTGGAAAGAGTCGATGCCATTTACTCGAGCCCACTCAAAAGAAGCCTCGAGACAGCAGAAGAGATCGCTAAGCGTTTCAAAAAAGAAATCATCGTCGAAGAAGACCTGAGAGAATGTGAAATATCCCTCTGGAACGGTCTCACGGTGGAAGAGGCCATCAGGGAGTATCCTGTGGAGTTCAAGAAGTGGTCGTCGGATCCGAATTTTGGAATGAAGGGTTTAGAGTCCATGAGAAATGTACAGGATCGTGTGGTGAAGGCGATCATGAAGATCGTCTCACAGGAAAGGTTGAACGGTTCAGAGAACGTGGTCATCGTATCACACTCTCTGTCTTTGAGAGCTTTCATCTGCTGGGTTCTCGGTCTTCCGCTTTACCTTCACAGGAATTTCAAGCTGGACAACGCGTCTATCAGCGTGGTGGAAATAGAGAGCAAACCGAGACTCGTTTTGTTGAACGACACGTGTCACCTTAAGGAATCTTGA
- the sufU gene encoding Fe-S cluster assembly sulfur transfer protein SufU, giving the protein MMYSEAILDYANSKRFRGKLDDATVIEEGKNISCGDEITLYLKVEDGVVKDAKFEGMGCVISQASASLMLERIIGERVEEIIPLIEEAEKMSRGENFDEGKLKNVTLMSDIKNYPARVKCFILAWKTLKEALKKISRS; this is encoded by the coding sequence ATGATGTACTCGGAAGCCATCCTGGATTACGCGAATTCCAAAAGATTCAGAGGAAAACTGGACGATGCCACCGTTATCGAAGAGGGAAAGAACATCTCCTGTGGCGATGAAATCACACTCTACCTGAAAGTGGAAGACGGTGTTGTGAAAGATGCCAAGTTCGAGGGAATGGGATGTGTCATCAGTCAGGCTTCGGCTTCTTTGATGCTGGAGAGGATCATCGGAGAAAGGGTGGAAGAGATAATTCCCCTCATCGAAGAGGCAGAAAAAATGAGCCGGGGTGAGAATTTCGATGAGGGAAAGCTGAAGAACGTAACACTCATGTCGGACATAAAGAACTACCCCGCAAGGGTGAAATGTTTCATTCTTGCCTGGAAAACCTTGAAAGAAGCCCTCAAAAAGATTTCACGGTCTTGA
- a CDS encoding cysteine desulfurase has product MLSTRLYEDFPTLKMKINGKRIVYLDSAATTLKPKQVVKRLEEFYYNSYSNVHRAVHTLAVRATTELEETREEFAEFLGVSPQEIIFTSGTTMAINLVVVSLLRSGILKEDDLVLVSLLEHHANFVPWLRLSKLHGYRIGFIRPSGRFGTLEMDDLLKHMNKNPKVVAITGLSNVTGQRIPIEELRNVFPNSIILLDGAQLVPHERVKPEDIGVDFLAFSLHKMLGPTGVGVLYGRKELLEQMEPFLYGGEMIDKVSLEDVTFNELPYKFEAGTPNIADIVASREALRYLKEIGFDAVHEKIEQLTRMALEEMMKIDGVEIYGPLDKRQHGIVSFNIKGVHPHDVAHILDQEFGIAVRSGHHCAQPLMSILKEHSQIEFPNSTCRASFYIYNTEEDVKILVEGVKKVREWFSR; this is encoded by the coding sequence GTGTTGTCAACAAGATTGTATGAAGACTTTCCAACTTTGAAGATGAAGATTAATGGAAAAAGGATCGTTTATCTGGACAGCGCAGCCACTACATTGAAACCAAAGCAGGTTGTGAAAAGACTGGAAGAATTCTACTACAACAGCTACTCGAATGTTCACAGAGCTGTCCACACTCTCGCCGTGCGCGCCACCACCGAACTCGAGGAAACCAGAGAAGAATTTGCAGAGTTCCTGGGGGTTTCTCCCCAGGAGATAATCTTCACCTCGGGTACCACCATGGCCATAAATCTTGTCGTTGTGTCTCTTTTGAGGAGTGGTATTCTGAAAGAGGACGATCTGGTTCTGGTCTCGCTTCTGGAACACCACGCGAATTTTGTTCCCTGGCTCAGACTTTCGAAACTTCACGGATACAGAATCGGCTTCATCAGACCCTCAGGAAGATTCGGGACACTCGAGATGGACGACCTGCTGAAACACATGAATAAAAACCCAAAAGTTGTTGCCATAACAGGCCTTTCCAACGTGACCGGCCAGAGAATACCCATTGAAGAACTGAGGAACGTCTTTCCGAATTCCATCATTCTCTTGGACGGCGCCCAGCTGGTACCTCATGAACGGGTGAAACCGGAAGATATAGGAGTAGATTTTCTCGCTTTTTCACTTCACAAGATGCTCGGCCCCACTGGTGTCGGTGTACTTTACGGAAGGAAAGAGCTATTGGAACAGATGGAACCATTTCTCTACGGAGGAGAGATGATCGACAAAGTGTCCCTCGAAGACGTCACATTCAACGAATTACCTTACAAATTCGAAGCGGGAACTCCGAACATAGCAGATATAGTCGCATCCAGGGAAGCCTTGAGGTATCTGAAGGAAATAGGTTTCGATGCGGTTCATGAAAAGATAGAACAGCTCACCCGGATGGCTCTGGAAGAGATGATGAAAATCGACGGAGTGGAGATTTACGGACCTCTCGACAAAAGACAGCACGGGATAGTCTCGTTCAATATAAAGGGAGTACACCCACACGATGTAGCCCACATTCTCGATCAGGAATTTGGCATAGCCGTAAGGAGTGGACACCACTGTGCGCAGCCTCTGATGAGTATTTTGAAAGAACACTCTCAGATTGAGTTTCCAAATTCCACCTGTAGAGCCAGTTTTTACATCTACAACACGGAAGAAGATGTTAAAATTCTCGTTGAAGGTGTGAAAAAAGTAAGGGAGTGGTTTTCAAGATGA
- a CDS encoding SufD family Fe-S cluster assembly protein, protein MEKTLVIEHDGERAVVWETPQIFSENDYDYEVLEKALENTSDLLREWRKKKYQEYREWGFPRWKRCNLDGMALPELSFKRIDLDVDVSLLEKLDFEGTHRKFVLLGDTFFTDFKVYSDGKHVVRFDGDGIENVLVVVEKEAEIYKLSSTDRFRNTVMRILVKKNASLKFFNLDFFGNFSFDNVFIVLEEGARLTLRDFKAFGHRKAGYILVKLNKASKADIKSFFYQNGSGVADLLYLMRFEGEDAEGKLKGNGVVDGAGKIVFRGILDVKRGSKNIVAEETEHTLILSPEARMDAIPSLWVDENDVTASHSASSSSLDEGELFYLMTRGIDEIEAKKLIVRGVFNELLDELDESMKGEVEGVVNKIV, encoded by the coding sequence ATGGAAAAGACTCTGGTGATAGAACATGACGGTGAAAGAGCGGTCGTTTGGGAAACTCCTCAGATTTTTTCCGAAAACGATTACGACTACGAAGTGCTTGAGAAAGCCCTGGAAAACACCAGTGATCTTCTGAGAGAGTGGAGAAAGAAAAAATACCAGGAGTACAGGGAATGGGGATTCCCAAGATGGAAAAGGTGTAATCTCGATGGTATGGCTCTTCCGGAATTGTCTTTCAAGCGGATAGATCTCGACGTTGATGTCTCTCTCCTTGAAAAGCTGGACTTCGAAGGTACTCACAGGAAATTCGTTCTTCTTGGAGACACGTTCTTCACGGATTTCAAAGTATACAGCGATGGAAAACACGTGGTGAGATTCGACGGAGACGGGATCGAAAACGTGCTTGTGGTCGTCGAAAAAGAGGCGGAGATCTACAAACTCTCCAGCACGGATCGATTCAGAAATACGGTGATGAGGATCTTGGTGAAAAAGAACGCATCGCTGAAGTTCTTCAATCTGGACTTTTTTGGGAATTTTTCCTTCGACAACGTGTTCATCGTTCTCGAAGAAGGTGCAAGACTCACGTTGAGAGACTTCAAAGCGTTCGGTCACAGAAAAGCGGGGTACATTCTTGTGAAATTGAACAAAGCGAGCAAGGCAGACATAAAGTCGTTCTTCTACCAGAACGGATCAGGAGTAGCCGATTTGCTCTATCTTATGAGATTTGAGGGAGAAGACGCCGAAGGGAAATTGAAGGGAAACGGCGTAGTGGATGGTGCAGGAAAGATCGTTTTTCGCGGAATCCTGGATGTGAAAAGGGGTTCTAAGAACATCGTCGCAGAAGAAACAGAACACACACTCATTCTCTCTCCAGAGGCTCGAATGGATGCCATTCCGAGTCTCTGGGTGGACGAGAACGATGTCACCGCCTCACACTCCGCGAGTTCCTCCTCTCTCGACGAAGGCGAACTCTTCTATCTGATGACCAGAGGTATTGACGAGATAGAAGCCAAGAAACTGATCGTTCGGGGAGTGTTCAACGAACTGCTCGACGAACTGGACGAGTCAATGAAGGGAGAGGTAGAAGGTGTTGTCAACAAGATTGTATGA
- the sufB gene encoding Fe-S cluster assembly protein SufB, with protein sequence MMERLIIDDSRFDFVPKVKTAYKAPPGLDEKLIKEISRAKDEPEWMLKHRLESLKVFSEWHNPRFGVDISGLDLGKIVSYIKPDAKKGTSWDEVPEEVKEAFDKLGIPEAERKYLAGVGAQLDSEIVYQNMKKELEKLGVIFLDMESAVREYPDLVKKYFMKLVPITDHKFAALHGAIWSGGTFLYVPAGVKIPMPLQAYFLMSNPGMGQFEHTIIVAEEGSEVTFIEGCSAPRYNVINLHVGMVEIYVKKGAKVKYLTIQNWSKNTYNLNTKRSIVDEEGSMTWVSGSLGSQKTMLYPMTILKGKGARAESMSITYAGPGQHMDTGSKVVHLAPYTSSLVSAKSISLGGGWAFYRGLLKITREAVKSKASVECAALMLDNRSKSDTVPIIEVETDKADVGHEARIGRIGEEQIFYLMSRGLSEQEAKAMIVKGFVEPVVKELPFEYAVELNKLLELEIEKSIG encoded by the coding sequence ATGATGGAAAGACTGATAATTGACGATTCCCGGTTCGATTTTGTACCGAAGGTGAAGACCGCCTACAAAGCACCCCCCGGTCTCGACGAGAAGCTGATAAAAGAGATATCCCGTGCGAAAGATGAACCGGAGTGGATGTTGAAGCACAGATTAGAGTCACTCAAAGTGTTCAGCGAGTGGCACAATCCCAGATTCGGTGTGGACATATCCGGCCTCGATCTCGGAAAGATAGTTTCCTACATAAAGCCTGACGCAAAGAAGGGTACCTCCTGGGACGAAGTTCCAGAAGAAGTGAAGGAGGCTTTCGATAAACTCGGGATACCGGAAGCGGAAAGAAAGTACCTCGCAGGTGTGGGAGCTCAGCTCGACTCGGAGATCGTCTATCAAAACATGAAGAAAGAGCTTGAAAAGCTGGGCGTTATCTTCCTCGATATGGAAAGTGCTGTTAGGGAGTACCCTGATCTTGTGAAGAAGTATTTCATGAAACTCGTTCCCATCACCGATCACAAGTTCGCCGCACTTCATGGAGCCATATGGAGCGGCGGAACCTTTTTGTATGTCCCAGCGGGCGTGAAAATTCCCATGCCGCTTCAGGCGTATTTTCTGATGAGCAATCCCGGTATGGGACAGTTCGAGCACACCATCATAGTCGCTGAAGAAGGCAGTGAAGTCACTTTCATAGAGGGTTGTTCTGCTCCAAGGTACAACGTCATCAATCTTCACGTTGGGATGGTGGAAATATACGTCAAAAAAGGTGCGAAAGTCAAGTACCTCACCATTCAGAACTGGAGCAAGAACACCTACAATCTCAACACGAAGAGATCGATAGTCGACGAAGAAGGATCGATGACCTGGGTCTCAGGCTCACTGGGAAGTCAGAAGACAATGCTGTATCCAATGACCATACTCAAGGGAAAAGGTGCAAGGGCAGAGAGCATGTCCATCACTTATGCAGGGCCGGGACAGCACATGGATACTGGTTCCAAAGTTGTTCATCTTGCTCCATACACGAGTTCGCTCGTTAGCGCAAAGAGCATCTCTCTCGGTGGAGGCTGGGCTTTCTACAGAGGGCTTTTGAAGATTACAAGGGAAGCCGTAAAGAGCAAAGCCTCCGTCGAGTGTGCAGCTTTGATGCTCGACAATCGATCGAAGAGTGATACCGTTCCGATCATAGAAGTGGAAACAGACAAGGCAGACGTTGGACACGAGGCAAGGATCGGAAGAATAGGCGAAGAACAGATCTTCTATCTAATGAGCAGGGGACTCTCTGAACAAGAAGCAAAAGCAATGATAGTGAAAGGATTCGTTGAACCTGTGGTGAAAGAACTCCCGTTCGAATACGCTGTTGAGTTGAACAAGTTACTCGAACTGGAAATAGAGAAGAGCATAGGGTGA
- the sufC gene encoding Fe-S cluster assembly ATPase SufC, translating into MLRIVDLHAKLRDEDKEILKGVNLEIKNGEVHVLMGPNGSGKSTLANVIMGNPRYIVTEGDIFFEGRSIKDLPTNERARLGIMMTFQNPYEVEGVKLSQFLITAHRRIHGEDKNYLELRKELEETAEKLGLDKNFLERYLNVGFSGGERKRSEILQSLFLRPKLLILDEIDSGLDVDALRSIANLIARLNEEGVTLLIITHYKRLLDHLKRIDRVHVYVDGHIITSGGPELADEIEEKGYSLEGVR; encoded by the coding sequence ATGCTCAGGATTGTGGATCTGCACGCAAAGCTGAGAGACGAAGACAAGGAAATATTGAAGGGTGTGAATCTGGAGATAAAAAATGGAGAAGTACACGTTCTCATGGGTCCAAACGGTAGCGGGAAATCGACCCTCGCGAACGTCATCATGGGAAATCCCAGGTACATTGTAACAGAAGGAGACATCTTTTTTGAAGGGAGGTCTATAAAGGATCTGCCCACGAACGAGAGAGCAAGACTCGGTATAATGATGACTTTTCAGAATCCATACGAAGTCGAAGGAGTGAAACTTTCTCAGTTTCTCATCACAGCCCACAGAAGAATTCACGGAGAGGATAAAAACTATCTGGAGTTGAGAAAAGAACTCGAAGAAACTGCCGAAAAACTTGGTTTAGACAAAAATTTCCTCGAAAGGTACCTGAACGTCGGATTCTCTGGTGGGGAAAGGAAAAGGTCCGAGATTCTTCAGAGTCTTTTCCTACGACCGAAACTGCTCATCCTCGATGAGATAGACTCGGGTCTCGACGTTGACGCGTTGAGATCGATAGCGAACTTGATAGCCAGACTGAACGAAGAGGGAGTGACCCTTCTCATCATCACACACTACAAGAGGCTTCTCGATCATTTGAAGAGAATAGACAGGGTTCACGTTTATGTGGATGGACACATAATCACAAGCGGCGGTCCGGAGCTGGCAGATGAAATAGAGGAAAAGGGCTACTCCCTGGAGGGTGTGAGATGA
- the fliE gene encoding flagellar hook-basal body complex protein FliE → MVDRIEGLGPLSQSGKTQKKNENNFSEALKEALEKVNDIQKKAEKAADDFAQGRISNIHEVIIEAEKASIALRLTVEVRNRIVEAYRDIMRMQI, encoded by the coding sequence ATGGTTGACAGGATAGAGGGGCTCGGCCCTTTGAGCCAGAGTGGAAAGACTCAAAAGAAAAATGAAAACAACTTTTCAGAAGCGCTGAAAGAAGCCCTGGAAAAGGTAAACGACATACAGAAGAAAGCCGAGAAGGCAGCGGATGATTTCGCCCAGGGCAGGATAAGCAACATACACGAGGTTATAATAGAAGCCGAGAAGGCTTCCATAGCGTTGAGGCTCACCGTCGAAGTAAGAAACAGAATCGTGGAAGCTTACAGAGACATCATGAGGATGCAAATCTGA
- the flgC gene encoding flagellar basal body rod protein FlgC: MMSEFEIMNISATGMSAQRLRVEIVSTNIANAETTRTETGEPYRRKVPVFAEYLRRTPNGKIESAGVKVVKIEEDPSPFRLVYDPAHPDADENGYVRMPNVNIVREMVDLINAQRAYDANVAAFNVTKAMVNSALQIGRG, encoded by the coding sequence ATGATGAGCGAATTCGAGATCATGAACATCAGCGCAACTGGAATGTCCGCTCAGAGACTCAGAGTCGAGATCGTCTCAACAAACATAGCGAACGCTGAAACCACCAGAACTGAAACAGGAGAACCTTACAGGAGGAAGGTACCTGTGTTCGCCGAGTATCTGAGAAGAACACCAAATGGTAAAATAGAAAGCGCTGGGGTGAAAGTTGTAAAAATAGAGGAAGACCCTTCACCGTTCAGACTCGTGTACGATCCCGCACACCCTGACGCGGATGAGAACGGATACGTGAGGATGCCCAACGTGAATATCGTTAGAGAAATGGTGGATCTAATAAACGCGCAGAGAGCATACGATGCGAACGTGGCGGCTTTCAATGTGACAAAGGCTATGGTGAACAGCGCCCTTCAGATAGGAAGGGGGTAA
- the flgB gene encoding flagellar basal body rod protein FlgB, which produces MFNSNFYTLKQAMDVALLRQNVHSLNIANVSTPGYKRKYVAFEELLKESEMKLKLSKTNEKHLIGSKSVVEPRVLVDNTTTMRNDGNNVDIDYEMVQLVKNGLRYQVLSRLMSMNIDRYNAVLRGVR; this is translated from the coding sequence ATGTTCAACTCGAACTTCTACACGCTAAAACAGGCGATGGACGTTGCTCTTTTGAGACAGAACGTTCACTCACTGAACATAGCGAACGTGAGCACACCCGGTTACAAGAGAAAATACGTGGCATTCGAGGAACTCTTGAAGGAATCAGAAATGAAACTGAAGCTTTCGAAGACAAACGAAAAGCACCTCATCGGTTCAAAGAGTGTCGTAGAACCACGTGTTCTTGTGGACAACACAACCACCATGAGAAACGATGGAAACAACGTTGATATCGATTACGAGATGGTCCAGCTTGTGAAGAACGGACTCAGGTATCAGGTGCTCTCCAGGCTCATGTCGATGAACATAGATAGGTACAATGCTGTACTGAGGGGTGTCAGATGA